From a region of the Myxococcaceae bacterium JPH2 genome:
- a CDS encoding DUF4267 domain-containing protein produces the protein MTATDTKLSWKLSSPTAVFTLILGGFMLFLSINGVLNPVEAAKGFGLSLTGTEAIPWMHVKAGRDLGIALGIFGLVAVRQRVAAGAFVLASIVMPTVDALTVVQAGTSVPYALMVHGSAVVYGVVLAAALLRPRAVRSA, from the coding sequence ATGACTGCAACGGATACGAAGTTGTCCTGGAAGCTCAGCTCCCCCACGGCGGTGTTCACCTTGATTCTGGGAGGCTTCATGCTGTTCCTCAGCATCAACGGGGTGTTGAACCCAGTGGAAGCGGCCAAGGGGTTTGGCCTGTCGCTCACGGGGACCGAGGCCATCCCGTGGATGCATGTGAAGGCGGGGCGTGACCTGGGCATCGCGTTGGGGATCTTCGGGTTGGTGGCGGTCCGGCAGCGGGTGGCGGCGGGCGCCTTCGTCCTGGCCTCGATCGTGATGCCCACGGTGGATGCACTGACGGTGGTGCAGGCGGGGACCTCGGTGCCCTACGCGCTCATGGTTCACGGGAGCGCGGTCGTCTACGGCGTGGTGCTGGCCGCCGCGCTGCTGCGTCCGCGTGCGGTGCGCAGCGCTTGA
- a CDS encoding CoA transferase subunit A: MNKLCSMKEAIAASVRNGSSLVIDGFTHLICFAAGHEIIRQGFRDLTAIRLTPDLVYDQLIEAGAVRKLVFSWAGNPGVGSLHALRRRSEASSPERLELEEYSHFGLLSRLMAGSAGLPFWPLSNYQGGDIARVNPAIKTVQCPYTGRELATVPALHPDVAIIHCQRADREGNAQVWGLLGSQKEAAFAARKVIVVAEEIVSTALIRRDPNRTLVPGIIVSHVVHEPWGCHPSFVQGFHDRDNDFYVKWEDISRQPETYRAWLEEFVYGVKDRQGYLARLESGLLDTLRAKARVCEGVDYGY; encoded by the coding sequence ATGAACAAGCTCTGTTCCATGAAGGAAGCCATCGCCGCGAGCGTGCGCAACGGCAGCTCGCTGGTGATTGATGGCTTCACCCATCTCATCTGCTTCGCGGCCGGACATGAAATCATCCGCCAGGGGTTCCGAGACCTGACGGCCATCCGCCTCACGCCGGACCTTGTCTACGATCAGCTCATCGAGGCCGGCGCGGTGCGCAAGCTCGTCTTCAGCTGGGCGGGCAACCCCGGCGTGGGCAGCCTGCACGCGCTGCGCCGCCGCAGCGAGGCGTCATCTCCCGAGCGGCTGGAGCTGGAGGAGTACTCGCACTTCGGGCTGCTGTCCCGGCTGATGGCCGGCAGCGCGGGGCTCCCGTTCTGGCCGCTCAGCAACTACCAGGGCGGCGACATCGCCCGCGTGAACCCAGCCATCAAGACGGTGCAATGTCCTTACACGGGGCGCGAGCTGGCCACCGTGCCGGCCCTCCATCCCGACGTGGCCATCATCCACTGCCAGCGTGCGGACCGGGAGGGCAACGCCCAGGTCTGGGGCCTGCTCGGCTCGCAGAAGGAAGCGGCCTTCGCCGCGCGCAAGGTCATCGTCGTGGCCGAGGAGATCGTCTCCACCGCGCTGATTCGCCGAGACCCCAACCGCACCTTGGTGCCTGGAATCATCGTCTCGCACGTGGTGCACGAGCCCTGGGGTTGTCATCCCAGCTTCGTGCAGGGCTTCCACGACCGGGACAACGACTTCTACGTGAAGTGGGAGGACATCTCCCGCCAGCCCGAGACCTATCGCGCGTGGCTGGAGGAGTTCGTCTACGGCGTGAAGGACCGGCAGGGCTACCTGGCGAGGCTGGAGAGCGGGCTGCTCGACACGCTCCGCGCCAAGGCGCGCGTCTGCGAGGGGGTGGACTATGGCTATTGA
- a CDS encoding thiolase family protein, producing the protein MAEAFIVDAIRTPIGRFRGALRGVRPDDLAAHVLRALLERNTLDGTRVDEVFLGCANQAGEDNRNVARMALLLAGLPASVPGVTVNRLCASGMEAVIQGCRMLQVGEADIVLAGGVESMTRAPWSMPKPEDGFPSGKWEAWDTALGWRYPNPRLAALFPLEQMGETAENVAEKWGISREAQDGFALASHRKAVAAREAGAFTRELVSVEVLQPKGVATKLEADEGPRADTSLERLAALKPAFRQGGSVTAGNSSTLNDGASALLLMSERGLRETGATPLARYVSSASVGVDPRYMGVGPVPATRKALARAGWSIDSVDLLELNEAFAAQALACIRDLEVSPERVNVHGGGIALGHPLGSSGARLLTTLVHAMRNRDVRRGLATLCVGVGQGLAMSVERAA; encoded by the coding sequence ATGGCCGAGGCCTTCATCGTCGACGCGATCCGCACTCCCATTGGCAGGTTCCGGGGCGCCCTCCGAGGCGTGCGACCGGATGACCTGGCCGCACATGTCTTGCGTGCGCTCCTGGAGCGCAACACCTTGGACGGCACGCGGGTGGACGAGGTCTTCCTCGGCTGCGCCAATCAGGCGGGCGAGGACAACCGCAACGTCGCGCGCATGGCATTGCTGCTCGCGGGACTGCCCGCCTCCGTTCCCGGCGTCACCGTCAACCGGCTCTGCGCCAGCGGAATGGAAGCCGTCATCCAAGGCTGCCGCATGCTCCAAGTGGGTGAGGCAGACATCGTGCTCGCGGGGGGCGTCGAGTCGATGACGCGCGCCCCCTGGTCCATGCCCAAGCCCGAGGACGGCTTCCCCTCTGGCAAGTGGGAGGCCTGGGACACGGCCCTGGGCTGGCGCTATCCCAACCCACGCCTCGCGGCCCTCTTCCCCTTGGAGCAGATGGGCGAGACCGCCGAGAACGTCGCCGAGAAGTGGGGCATCTCGCGCGAGGCCCAGGATGGCTTCGCGCTCGCCTCACACCGCAAGGCGGTGGCTGCGCGTGAGGCAGGCGCCTTCACTCGCGAGCTTGTCTCGGTCGAGGTGCTCCAACCCAAGGGAGTCGCCACGAAGCTGGAGGCCGATGAGGGTCCTCGCGCGGACACCTCGCTGGAACGACTGGCCGCGCTGAAGCCCGCCTTTCGTCAGGGCGGCAGTGTCACGGCAGGAAACTCCTCGACGCTCAACGACGGCGCCTCCGCGCTCCTGTTGATGAGTGAGCGCGGGCTGCGCGAGACCGGGGCCACGCCGCTGGCGCGCTATGTGAGCAGCGCGAGCGTGGGCGTGGATCCGCGCTACATGGGCGTGGGCCCGGTGCCCGCGACACGCAAGGCCTTGGCTCGCGCTGGGTGGAGCATCGACTCGGTCGACTTGCTGGAGTTGAACGAGGCCTTCGCCGCGCAGGCGCTGGCGTGCATCCGCGACCTGGAGGTGTCACCGGAGCGCGTCAACGTGCATGGCGGAGGGATCGCGCTGGGACACCCGCTGGGCTCCAGCGGCGCACGCCTCCTCACCACCCTGGTGCACGCGATGCGAAACCGGGACGTGCGCCGGGGACTGGCGACGTTGTGCGTTGGCGTGGGGCAGGGGCTCGCGATGAGCGTGGAGCGTGCCGCATGA
- a CDS encoding PLP-dependent aminotransferase family protein: protein MKTSMGVASSLLLRLDTRSAVPLHEQIFEGIRARILSGALAPGLRLPSSRQLAVELDVARSTVLQAVDALTSEGYLVARAGSCTRVAPELPIVPEVRGRTTVSPLAADVAQVAKSVRSKTRASLLSDERGGRVILEPRSGARARGGVSSPVGAPRLGSAPRAFRPGVPALDLFPTALWGRTVSRVHSRASTALLDGGDPAGHASLREAIATHVSSSRGVHCAPEQVFITGGTQQAIDEILRLAVRPGESVWVEDPGYSGARRAVLSAGAKPVPVPVDSEGLDVALGIARAPRARAAVVVPSHQYPLGSTLSLARRMALLQWAKRSRAVIIEDDYDSEFRHRGRPLTALQGLDDWGCVVYVGTFSKSMFPGLRLGFFIAPPAWVEVVASARSTASAPASSLEQAALAAFLSGGHFARHLRRMRVAYRERGEALLDALRADCAGALTPRPCDTGMQVCASLAAPWSDVRVRDEAARLGVEVAALSDYFLGRRRESGLVFGFGCVRPEALRAGTQLLARALDAARPR from the coding sequence TTGAAGACCTCCATGGGTGTCGCTTCCTCGTTGCTGCTGCGGCTCGACACGCGGTCGGCCGTCCCGCTCCATGAGCAGATTTTCGAGGGCATTCGAGCGCGCATCCTGTCCGGCGCGCTGGCGCCCGGCCTGAGGCTGCCGTCCTCCCGTCAGCTCGCGGTCGAGTTGGATGTGGCTCGGAGCACCGTCCTCCAGGCGGTGGATGCCCTCACGTCCGAGGGCTATCTGGTGGCTCGCGCTGGCTCCTGCACGCGCGTCGCTCCCGAGTTGCCCATTGTCCCGGAGGTTCGAGGCCGGACCACTGTGTCGCCCTTGGCTGCCGATGTCGCGCAAGTCGCCAAGTCGGTGCGCTCCAAAACACGAGCGTCGCTGCTCTCCGATGAGCGCGGTGGGCGAGTCATTCTCGAGCCGAGGTCCGGTGCCCGTGCGCGAGGGGGCGTGTCTTCGCCGGTGGGGGCACCCCGCTTGGGCTCCGCGCCGCGTGCATTCCGTCCCGGAGTGCCCGCGCTCGACTTGTTTCCGACCGCGCTGTGGGGACGTACGGTGTCTCGCGTCCATTCCCGGGCGAGCACGGCGTTGCTCGATGGTGGAGACCCTGCTGGCCACGCGTCGCTTCGCGAGGCCATCGCCACGCATGTGTCCTCCTCACGTGGCGTCCACTGTGCTCCGGAGCAGGTCTTCATCACGGGAGGGACCCAGCAAGCCATCGATGAGATCCTCCGGCTCGCGGTACGGCCCGGGGAGTCCGTATGGGTCGAGGACCCTGGCTATTCGGGGGCGCGACGCGCGGTGCTCTCCGCGGGTGCGAAGCCAGTGCCGGTGCCCGTGGACTCGGAAGGACTCGATGTGGCCTTGGGCATCGCCCGTGCTCCTCGGGCGCGAGCCGCGGTGGTGGTGCCCTCGCATCAGTATCCGCTGGGCTCCACGCTGAGCCTCGCGCGCCGCATGGCGCTGCTCCAGTGGGCGAAGCGTTCGCGCGCGGTCATCATCGAGGATGACTACGACAGCGAGTTTCGACACCGAGGGCGCCCGCTCACCGCGCTTCAAGGGCTCGATGACTGGGGCTGCGTGGTCTACGTGGGCACGTTCAGCAAGTCGATGTTCCCTGGGCTGCGCTTGGGCTTCTTCATCGCGCCGCCGGCTTGGGTGGAGGTCGTCGCCTCGGCTCGGTCCACCGCGTCTGCGCCTGCTTCGTCCCTGGAGCAGGCCGCGCTCGCGGCCTTCCTCTCGGGAGGACACTTCGCGCGCCACCTGCGCCGGATGCGCGTGGCCTACCGAGAACGCGGTGAGGCCCTGCTCGATGCGTTGCGCGCGGACTGTGCGGGGGCATTGACGCCTCGGCCCTGTGACACCGGCATGCAGGTGTGCGCGTCGCTCGCGGCGCCGTGGTCCGACGTGCGCGTGCGAGACGAGGCGGCTCGCCTGGGCGTGGAGGTGGCCGCGCTGTCGGATTACTTCCTGGGCCGGCGCCGGGAGTCGGGCCTCGTGTTTGGCTTTGGGTGCGTGCGCCCGGAGGCGCTTCGCGCAGGGACGCAACTCCTCGCGCGGGCGCTGGACGCGGCCCGTCCGCGGTGA
- a CDS encoding acyl-CoA thioesterase: MTPEAPPQRIEAGLVTEARLIEMVFPEQTNHYGTLFGGQALALMDKAAFIGASRYARRTVVTANSERVDFHVPVRQGQLVELVTRIVATGRTSMTVEVDLFAEDLLTGDRQLGTRGRFVLVALDAHGKPTPVPPLPQPQP; the protein is encoded by the coding sequence ATGACCCCTGAGGCCCCTCCCCAGCGCATCGAAGCAGGGCTCGTCACCGAGGCCCGTCTCATCGAGATGGTCTTCCCCGAGCAGACGAATCACTACGGCACCCTCTTCGGAGGACAAGCCCTGGCATTGATGGACAAGGCCGCGTTCATCGGCGCATCTCGTTACGCGCGACGGACCGTGGTCACCGCGAACAGCGAGCGCGTGGACTTCCATGTCCCCGTGCGACAGGGGCAGCTCGTGGAGCTGGTGACCCGGATTGTCGCCACGGGGCGCACGTCCATGACGGTGGAAGTGGACCTGTTCGCGGAGGACCTGCTCACCGGGGACAGGCAACTCGGCACGCGCGGGCGCTTCGTGCTCGTCGCCCTCGATGCGCATGGGAAGCCCACGCCTGTGCCGCCGCTGCCCCAGCCACAGCCGTGA
- a CDS encoding NIPSNAP family protein: MSSPGSCCSVLELRQYTLHPGQRDVLISLFEQHFIETQEAEGMHLIGQFRDEGQPDRFVWMRGFRDMASRGNALRSFYGGPVWKAHRNAANATMVDSDNVLLLRPVSPHTGLPHPSEPRPLHGTAARPASRVDVTLCYLKAPADDALLSHFERHVRPVLGSLGALPTARYQTDYQENTFPALPVRTGEHVFAWLTVFPDSEQHREHVRRRAESTVWRESLQPWLSAPLEHLTLAPTSRSELR; encoded by the coding sequence ATGTCGTCCCCCGGCTCCTGCTGCTCTGTGCTCGAACTGCGCCAGTACACCCTCCATCCTGGCCAGCGCGACGTGCTCATCTCCCTCTTCGAACAGCACTTCATCGAGACGCAGGAAGCCGAGGGGATGCATCTCATCGGGCAGTTCCGAGACGAAGGACAGCCGGACCGATTCGTGTGGATGCGTGGCTTCCGCGACATGGCGTCACGGGGAAACGCGCTGCGCTCGTTCTACGGAGGACCGGTGTGGAAGGCGCACCGGAACGCGGCGAACGCGACGATGGTGGACTCCGACAACGTCCTGCTCCTTCGTCCGGTCAGCCCACACACGGGCCTCCCGCATCCCAGCGAGCCTCGTCCGCTACACGGAACAGCGGCCCGTCCCGCGTCACGCGTGGACGTCACGCTCTGCTACCTGAAAGCCCCCGCGGATGACGCGCTCCTCTCCCACTTCGAGCGACACGTGCGCCCGGTGCTCGGGAGCCTCGGTGCCTTACCCACGGCGCGGTACCAGACCGATTATCAGGAGAACACCTTCCCAGCCCTGCCCGTGCGAACGGGTGAGCATGTCTTCGCGTGGCTCACGGTGTTCCCCGACAGCGAACAGCACCGCGAGCACGTGCGACGCCGAGCGGAGTCCACGGTCTGGCGCGAGTCTCTTCAGCCGTGGCTGAGCGCGCCACTGGAACATCTGACCCTCGCCCCGACCTCCCGTTCGGAACTGCGCTGA
- a CDS encoding AraC family transcriptional regulator — protein MDLSHPSDLLGHILERTRLRGQLYCRTVARAPWGLRLPTTSTATLHLVIAGTCHLTQGTEHVPLGPGDLVLLPRGEGHAVADSLRSPKINLDEWLATRGEEGAASYLLGGSGVESRLICGFFAFEDPGAHPVMKLLPERVHLRGASPEARELLPTIALLEREYERAERGSSLVASRLLDVLLIQMLRAWADAQPPGGAGWLGALGDRTLASALGWMHAEPGTAWTVDTLAHRSGTSRATLARRFASEVGMAPLEYLTQLRMQEAARRLRDTQDGLAAIAGHVGYTSEFAFNRAFRRIIGVPPGEYRRSQPRDGVPSSSPKPFTSRPSG, from the coding sequence ATGGACCTCTCACATCCCTCGGACTTGCTCGGGCACATCCTGGAGCGCACCCGCCTGCGCGGGCAGCTTTACTGCCGCACCGTGGCTCGCGCGCCGTGGGGACTGCGCCTCCCCACCACCTCCACCGCGACCCTCCACCTGGTCATCGCCGGCACCTGCCACTTGACCCAAGGCACCGAGCACGTCCCGCTCGGCCCCGGCGACCTCGTGCTGCTCCCCCGAGGCGAGGGCCACGCCGTGGCCGATTCCCTCCGCAGCCCCAAGATCAATCTGGACGAATGGCTGGCCACCCGTGGCGAGGAGGGCGCCGCGTCGTACCTGCTGGGGGGCTCCGGCGTGGAGTCCCGCCTCATCTGCGGCTTCTTCGCGTTCGAAGACCCCGGCGCGCATCCCGTCATGAAGCTGCTCCCGGAGCGGGTCCACCTCCGGGGCGCCTCCCCTGAAGCGCGAGAGCTGCTCCCCACCATCGCCCTGCTGGAACGGGAGTACGAGCGCGCGGAGCGAGGCTCCTCCCTCGTCGCCTCGCGGCTGCTCGACGTCCTCTTGATTCAGATGCTGCGCGCCTGGGCGGATGCGCAACCTCCCGGCGGCGCGGGCTGGCTCGGGGCGCTCGGAGACCGGACGCTCGCGAGCGCCCTGGGCTGGATGCACGCGGAGCCCGGGACGGCCTGGACTGTCGACACGCTCGCCCACCGCTCCGGCACCTCGCGGGCCACGCTCGCGCGCCGCTTCGCCAGCGAGGTCGGCATGGCGCCGCTCGAGTACCTCACGCAGCTGCGCATGCAGGAGGCCGCGCGCCGGCTGCGGGACACCCAGGATGGCCTCGCCGCCATCGCGGGCCACGTCGGCTACACCTCCGAGTTCGCCTTCAATCGCGCCTTCCGCCGCATCATCGGCGTGCCGCCCGGCGAGTACCGCCGCAGCCAGCCTCGGGACGGGGTTCCTTCCTCATCCCCGAAGCCCTTCACTTCCCGTCCCAGCGGATGA
- a CDS encoding CoA-transferase subunit beta yields the protein MAYRASQELRDGDVVFVGIGLPNLACNLARELHAPGLFMIYESGAVGAMPERLPVSIGDPSLVTNSLAVVGQADIFQCMLQRGLIEVGFLGGAQVDRWGNINTTVIGDYANPKVRLPGSGGACEIAVHTRRLLIVMRMSRRTFVEACDFITSPGHRVNGRSRQELGMPGGGPTRIITDLGVLDFDATGEAVLTEVYPGVTPEQVRQSCGWPLRVAETVRQSADPDASVLTLLREKLDPKRLYL from the coding sequence ATGGCCTATCGCGCGTCGCAGGAGCTTCGAGACGGGGACGTCGTCTTCGTGGGCATCGGCCTGCCCAACCTGGCGTGCAACCTGGCGCGAGAGCTTCACGCGCCAGGACTCTTCATGATCTACGAGTCGGGCGCGGTGGGCGCGATGCCGGAGCGCCTGCCCGTGTCCATTGGCGACCCGTCCCTGGTGACGAACTCGCTCGCCGTGGTGGGGCAAGCAGACATCTTCCAGTGCATGCTCCAGCGCGGCCTCATCGAGGTGGGCTTCCTGGGCGGCGCGCAGGTGGACCGCTGGGGCAACATCAACACCACGGTCATCGGCGACTACGCCAATCCCAAGGTGCGCCTGCCCGGCAGCGGCGGCGCGTGTGAGATTGCGGTGCACACCCGGCGGTTGCTCATCGTCATGCGCATGAGCCGGCGCACCTTCGTGGAGGCCTGCGACTTCATCACCAGCCCGGGGCACCGGGTGAACGGCCGGAGCCGCCAGGAGCTGGGCATGCCCGGCGGCGGCCCCACCCGCATCATCACGGACCTGGGCGTGCTCGACTTCGACGCCACGGGCGAGGCGGTGCTCACCGAGGTCTATCCAGGCGTCACGCCCGAGCAGGTGCGGCAGTCCTGTGGCTGGCCTCTGCGCGTGGCCGAGACCGTGCGCCAGTCCGCGGACCCGGATGCCTCCGTGCTCACGCTGCTGCGCGAGAAGCTCGATCCGAAGCGCCTCTATCTCTAA
- a CDS encoding GNAT family N-acetyltransferase, translating to MAPPLRIDCGPCVLRPWRRGDEASLIQHANNREVWSHLRDRFPHPYTEADAAWWIGHASGESEPLNLAIEVDGAAVGSIGLIPGTDIERYSAEVGYWLGQALWGRGIVTAALNAFCASSFERFEFIRLFALPFADNTASCRVLENAGFQREGLLRRSAVKDGRVRDQYLYARLR from the coding sequence ATGGCCCCGCCGCTCCGAATCGACTGTGGTCCCTGTGTCCTGCGTCCCTGGAGGCGCGGGGACGAGGCGTCGCTGATTCAGCACGCCAACAATCGCGAGGTGTGGAGCCACCTTCGCGACCGCTTCCCGCATCCCTACACGGAGGCGGATGCCGCCTGGTGGATAGGGCATGCCTCGGGTGAGTCCGAGCCGTTGAATCTCGCCATCGAGGTGGATGGGGCGGCGGTGGGCTCCATCGGGCTGATTCCCGGCACGGACATCGAGCGGTACTCGGCGGAGGTGGGGTATTGGCTGGGGCAGGCGCTGTGGGGGCGGGGAATCGTCACGGCGGCGCTCAACGCGTTCTGCGCCTCGAGCTTCGAGCGCTTCGAGTTCATCCGGCTGTTCGCACTGCCCTTCGCGGACAACACGGCGTCCTGCCGGGTGCTGGAGAACGCAGGCTTCCAGCGTGAAGGACTGTTGCGCCGAAGCGCCGTGAAGGACGGCCGGGTTCGAGATCAGTACCTCTATGCACGCTTGCGTTGA